One uncultured Gellertiella sp. genomic window carries:
- a CDS encoding TetR family transcriptional regulator C-terminal domain-containing protein encodes MTNPSQADPARRSRKATKETRQQQLIEATIDSLAKRGYAETTLADVADGAGLSRGIVNFHFESKEKLLVATLQYMADEYSSNWNAILQKAGPRAQDRLWALASADFDKRICTKRKIAAWCSFWGEAKSRPTYQQLCGATDVYYVDNFIAICSELRDDGGYDSDPEAIALGLCAMIEGLWFRLMMGDGLTRERAVLTVREFVASVYPRHFTRQGPR; translated from the coding sequence ATGACCAATCCCTCCCAGGCCGATCCTGCAAGGCGCAGCCGCAAGGCCACCAAGGAAACCCGGCAGCAGCAGCTGATCGAGGCGACCATCGACAGCCTGGCCAAGCGTGGCTATGCGGAAACCACGCTGGCCGACGTCGCCGACGGGGCGGGCCTTTCCCGCGGGATCGTCAATTTCCATTTCGAGAGCAAGGAAAAGCTTCTGGTCGCGACGCTGCAATATATGGCGGACGAATATTCCAGCAACTGGAACGCCATCCTGCAAAAGGCCGGGCCCCGGGCACAGGACCGGCTCTGGGCGCTGGCCAGCGCGGATTTCGACAAGCGGATCTGCACCAAGCGGAAAATTGCCGCCTGGTGTTCCTTCTGGGGCGAGGCGAAATCGAGGCCGACCTACCAGCAGCTCTGCGGCGCGACGGATGTCTATTACGTCGACAATTTCATCGCCATCTGCAGCGAATTGCGCGACGACGGTGGCTATGACAGCGATCCCGAGGCCATAGCACTCGGGCTTTGCGCCATGATCGAAGGCCTGTGGTTCCGGTTGATGATGGGGGACGGCCTCACCCGCGAGCGGGCGGTGCTGACCGTGCGGGAATTCGTTGCCAGCGTCTATCCCAGGCACTTTACCCGTCAGGGCCCGCGCTGA
- a CDS encoding YbhB/YbcL family Raf kinase inhibitor-like protein — MFHRLAIATLALAAAGSAKAEMTISSPDIRHATFEKAQVLNGFGCTGGNLSPALAWQGAPEGTKSFAVTLYDPDAPTGSGWWHWTVFNIPAGVTELPAGATAKTGLPAGAVEGRTDFGKPGYGGACPPEGAKPHRYEFRVYALRVETLPLDQQASGAMVGFYLKASSLAEAKLEVSYGR, encoded by the coding sequence ATGTTCCACCGTCTCGCAATCGCCACCCTTGCCCTCGCCGCAGCGGGCTCGGCAAAGGCCGAAATGACCATATCCTCGCCCGACATCCGCCACGCGACCTTCGAGAAAGCGCAGGTTCTGAACGGTTTCGGCTGCACGGGCGGCAACCTCTCCCCGGCACTCGCCTGGCAGGGCGCGCCTGAAGGCACCAAGAGCTTTGCGGTGACCCTTTATGACCCTGATGCCCCGACCGGGTCCGGCTGGTGGCACTGGACCGTCTTCAACATTCCGGCGGGTGTCACGGAACTGCCCGCAGGCGCAACGGCGAAGACCGGACTTCCGGCGGGTGCCGTCGAAGGCCGCACGGATTTCGGCAAGCCCGGCTATGGCGGTGCCTGTCCGCCGGAAGGCGCAAAGCCGCATCGCTATGAATTTCGCGTCTATGCCCTGCGCGTGGAGACCCTGCCGCTCGACCAGCAGGCTTCAGGGGCGATGGTCGGCTTCTACCTGAAGGCCAGCAGTCTGGCCGAAGCCAAGCTCGAGGTTTCCTACGGGCGCTGA
- a CDS encoding methyltransferase domain-containing protein has protein sequence MSAVAEHEAEYDDDSVRFLEIMWGEGYLSPGGPDEVARILAGTDLAGKAVLDFGCGSGGVALHLARTFSPAAVTGYDVEMPLIEKARRRAERAGQADRVDFVHAAPGDVPFADASFDLVFSKDAMLHVPDKDWLFGEIFRVLKPGGLFLASDWLMSHDGPPSADMVAYLDAEGLSFNMRSPQFYASAMQRAGFEAVRTVNRNPWYREVARGELERLRGELYEKAVASVGAALVDRNIATWRAMQKVLDSGEHCPTHLSAHKPEAG, from the coding sequence ATGAGCGCAGTGGCAGAGCATGAAGCGGAATATGATGATGATAGCGTAAGGTTTCTCGAAATCATGTGGGGGGAAGGCTATCTGTCGCCCGGCGGTCCGGACGAGGTGGCGCGGATACTGGCAGGAACGGACCTGGCGGGCAAGGCGGTTCTGGATTTCGGCTGCGGCTCGGGCGGGGTCGCCCTGCACCTCGCGCGGACCTTTTCGCCGGCCGCGGTGACCGGCTATGATGTCGAGATGCCGCTGATTGAAAAGGCCCGACGACGGGCGGAACGGGCAGGTCAGGCAGACCGTGTTGATTTTGTCCACGCCGCGCCCGGTGACGTGCCCTTTGCCGATGCCAGTTTCGACCTGGTGTTTTCCAAGGATGCGATGCTGCATGTGCCGGACAAGGACTGGCTGTTTGGCGAGATCTTCCGCGTGCTGAAGCCTGGCGGCCTGTTTCTGGCATCGGACTGGCTGATGTCGCATGATGGACCGCCGAGCGCCGACATGGTTGCCTATCTTGATGCAGAAGGACTGTCGTTCAACATGCGTTCGCCACAGTTTTACGCCAGCGCCATGCAGAGGGCCGGCTTCGAGGCGGTCAGGACCGTCAACCGCAATCCCTGGTATCGCGAGGTGGCGCGCGGGGAGCTTGAAAGGCTGCGGGGCGAACTCTATGAAAAGGCAGTCGCGTCGGTTGGCGCGGCGCTGGTCGACCGGAATATCGCAACCTGGAGGGCCATGCAAAAGGTTCTCGACAGCGGCGAACATTGCCCGACCCATCTTTCCGCGCACAAGCCGGAAGCGGGATAG
- a CDS encoding 5-guanidino-2-oxopentanoate decarboxylase: protein MTETMKTVGETLIDLLEANGVEVVFGIPGVHTVELYRGLAASGIRHVTPRHEQGAGFMADGYARVSGKPGVCLLITGPGLTNAITAMAQAQQDSVPMLVISGVNARRSLGHGRGRLHELPDQRAMMASFCRMTHTLLEPNDLADVMARAFAVLRSGRPGPVHIEIPTDVMAARIPAPRLKSFPALRPRGDAATMRQAEAVLRASKNPVILAGGGAARSGPAIARLAEILDAPVITTANARGLMPGHPLAVPASASLQSVRKLIADADVVLALGTQFGQTDYDVYVDGGFPVLATVIHVDVDVEQLARHPDSRLSILSSVENLLADLVPFMEDVCLKAKGAERAEALRGAARAELSAKMQGEIAILERVRDTLPGLIIVGDSTQAIYAGNLYYDADRPQGWFNAATGFGALGYGPAAAIGAAVAEPATPVVCLTGDGGFQFTLSEIGAARDIGARVIYLVWNNDGYQEIETYMVDNGITPEGVRPSAPDFVRIGEAYGLPSVRLSDIADLPEALKTAAAHDGPSLIEIHEVTTRGMKG, encoded by the coding sequence ATGACCGAGACGATGAAGACTGTAGGTGAAACGCTGATCGATCTACTGGAGGCGAATGGCGTCGAGGTGGTATTCGGCATACCGGGCGTCCATACGGTGGAGCTTTATCGCGGCCTTGCGGCCTCAGGCATCCGCCATGTCACGCCCCGCCACGAGCAGGGCGCAGGCTTCATGGCCGATGGCTATGCGCGGGTCAGCGGCAAGCCGGGTGTCTGCCTGCTGATCACCGGTCCGGGCCTCACCAATGCCATCACCGCGATGGCGCAGGCCCAGCAGGATTCCGTGCCGATGCTGGTAATATCCGGGGTGAATGCCCGCCGCTCGCTCGGCCATGGCCGGGGGCGGCTGCATGAACTGCCCGACCAGCGCGCCATGATGGCAAGTTTCTGCCGGATGACCCATACGCTGCTCGAGCCAAACGACCTTGCCGATGTCATGGCGCGGGCCTTCGCGGTGCTGCGTTCGGGCCGTCCGGGGCCGGTCCATATCGAAATTCCGACCGACGTGATGGCGGCCCGCATCCCGGCGCCACGGCTCAAATCCTTCCCGGCCCTGCGCCCGCGCGGTGACGCCGCGACGATGCGGCAGGCGGAAGCCGTGCTGCGCGCGTCGAAAAACCCGGTCATTCTCGCCGGTGGCGGGGCTGCCCGCTCGGGACCGGCGATTGCCCGGCTTGCCGAAATCCTCGATGCGCCCGTCATCACCACCGCCAATGCGCGCGGTCTGATGCCCGGCCATCCGCTTGCCGTTCCCGCCAGCGCCAGCCTCCAGAGTGTGCGCAAGCTGATTGCCGACGCCGACGTGGTGCTGGCGCTCGGGACCCAGTTCGGCCAGACCGATTACGATGTCTATGTCGACGGCGGCTTTCCTGTTCTGGCCACGGTCATCCATGTCGATGTGGATGTGGAACAGCTGGCCCGCCATCCCGATAGCCGACTGTCGATTCTCTCCAGCGTCGAGAATCTGCTGGCCGATCTTGTGCCGTTCATGGAAGACGTCTGCCTCAAGGCAAAGGGTGCGGAAAGGGCGGAAGCTCTGCGCGGGGCTGCCCGGGCGGAACTCAGCGCCAAGATGCAAGGCGAAATCGCCATTCTCGAACGGGTCCGTGACACATTGCCGGGCCTGATCATCGTTGGGGATTCCACGCAAGCCATCTATGCCGGCAATCTCTATTACGATGCCGACCGGCCGCAGGGCTGGTTCAATGCGGCAACCGGTTTCGGCGCCCTCGGCTACGGCCCGGCGGCGGCTATCGGCGCAGCCGTTGCCGAACCTGCAACGCCCGTCGTGTGCCTTACCGGTGACGGCGGCTTTCAATTCACCCTGTCGGAAATCGGCGCTGCCCGCGATATCGGGGCCAGGGTGATCTATCTGGTCTGGAACAATGACGGCTATCAGGAAATCGAAACCTACATGGTCGACAATGGCATCACGCCGGAGGGCGTCAGGCCATCGGCCCCGGATTTTGTCAGGATCGGCGAAGCCTATGGCCTGCCTTCCGTCCGGCTGTCTGATATCGCCGATCTGCCCGAAGCACTGAAGACGGCTGCAGCCCATGACGGTCCGTCGCTGATCGAGATCCATGAAGTCACGACCAGAGGCATGAAGGGGTGA
- a CDS encoding pyridoxal phosphate-dependent aminotransferase yields the protein MRYASITERLSTLGSGKWAVHIEARAMAAAGKDIIELTIGEPDVAPDQALLEECTRAMHAGRTRYSNGRGEPAVVKALAEKYRKRRAGVTENNILCFPGTQTALFAVMLGLVEAGDAVLVGDPLYATYEGVVASTGARLVPVPLSPGNRFHLRAEDLEKAITPECRVLLLNSPHNPTGAVLTADEIAAIGEVCRRHDLWIVSDEVYEELIFDAAFASPFDNPDLSDRTIVVSSISKSHAAPGFRSGWAAGPEAFCERVLPVSETMLFGGQPFISDMTAMAVSQPFSTSAVMRENYLRRARILENALAGEPLLRVMMPEGGMFILIDVSASGLSGEDFAWELLKTQNVAVMPGSSFGEEARDFIRISLTVPDASLTTAATRIADLARTLAAREAKRA from the coding sequence ATGCGTTACGCCTCCATCACCGAAAGGCTGTCCACTCTCGGGTCCGGCAAGTGGGCCGTTCATATCGAGGCCCGCGCCATGGCGGCTGCCGGAAAGGACATCATCGAGCTGACAATCGGCGAGCCCGATGTGGCACCCGACCAGGCGCTGCTGGAGGAATGCACGCGCGCCATGCATGCCGGACGCACCCGCTATTCGAACGGGCGCGGCGAACCCGCCGTCGTCAAGGCGCTGGCGGAGAAATACCGCAAGCGCCGGGCCGGTGTCACCGAAAACAACATCCTCTGCTTTCCCGGCACCCAGACCGCGCTGTTCGCGGTGATGCTCGGCCTCGTCGAGGCGGGCGATGCGGTACTGGTCGGCGATCCTCTCTATGCCACGTATGAAGGTGTCGTTGCCTCGACCGGTGCCCGGCTGGTGCCAGTGCCGCTCAGCCCCGGCAACCGTTTCCATCTCAGGGCCGAGGATCTCGAGAAGGCGATCACCCCGGAGTGCCGGGTGCTGCTGCTGAATTCGCCGCACAATCCGACCGGGGCCGTGCTGACCGCAGACGAAATCGCCGCCATCGGCGAGGTCTGCCGCAGGCACGATCTCTGGATCGTCTCGGACGAAGTCTACGAGGAGCTGATTTTCGACGCGGCCTTTGCCTCGCCCTTCGACAATCCCGATCTGTCGGACCGCACCATCGTTGTCTCGTCGATTTCGAAATCCCATGCCGCCCCGGGTTTCCGCAGCGGCTGGGCGGCAGGTCCGGAGGCGTTTTGCGAGCGTGTCCTGCCGGTGTCCGAGACCATGCTGTTCGGCGGCCAGCCCTTCATCTCGGACATGACGGCCATGGCCGTCTCGCAGCCTTTCTCGACCTCGGCGGTGATGCGGGAAAACTACCTGCGCCGCGCCCGCATCCTCGAAAACGCGCTTGCCGGTGAGCCCCTGCTCAGGGTGATGATGCCTGAAGGCGGCATGTTCATCCTGATCGATGTGTCGGCCAGCGGGCTGTCGGGCGAGGATTTCGCCTGGGAATTGCTGAAGACGCAAAATGTCGCGGTGATGCCTGGCTCCTCCTTTGGCGAGGAGGCGCGGGATTTCATCCGGATTTCGCTGACGGTTCCCGATGCGTCGCTGACAACGGCGGCAACGAGGATTGCAGACCTTGCCCGCACTCTGGCCGCCCGGGAGGCAAAACGCGCATGA
- a CDS encoding NAD(P)/FAD-dependent oxidoreductase — translation MKTYDAVIVGGGHNGLVTACYLQKAGLDVVVVEKNDWVGGAAVSRSLTPGFLYSNCSYVCSLFRPEIMRDLELPKYGLQVLPYEGGAVLTQDGDYIANYREHYPHQREFARFSKKDAESYERYSRDVTRQCRFIQPLLMRTAPDPFSFKPRDVQELLFLAKKFGDYSAHDLAQTMRFWTMSISDFLDEYFETDVLKAYLAISGIIGTALGPMSPGTAYVLLHHYMGEVDGSVGAWGFARGGMGAISKALAASFEASGGTIRTGAEVSKIITRNGRTTGVVLANGDEISGKTVISNADVKRTFLKLVDESALPDRFVHRVKQFKMRGSSGKVNIALNSLPEFPALPKGSPCIKGDLHFTDSIERMERAYDDWKAERWSADPMIDLMIPTAIDPTMAPPGQHFMSCFTQYCPVKVEGRDWTDQDKAAFADSVINQIADYSPGFRDRIVHMEVRTPRELEAEVGLTEGNIFQGELTFDQILFNRPVPGYAQYRSPISGLYICGSSTHPGGGVMGAPGRNAAAEILRDFKRSPKEMSAAHDVI, via the coding sequence ATGAAAACATATGATGCCGTGATTGTCGGGGGCGGCCACAACGGTCTCGTAACGGCCTGCTACCTGCAGAAAGCCGGACTTGACGTTGTTGTGGTCGAGAAGAACGACTGGGTAGGCGGGGCGGCTGTCAGCCGCAGCCTGACCCCGGGTTTCCTCTATTCGAACTGTTCCTATGTCTGCAGCCTGTTCCGGCCGGAGATCATGCGGGATCTCGAGTTGCCGAAATACGGGCTGCAGGTGCTGCCCTACGAGGGCGGCGCGGTGCTGACGCAGGATGGCGACTATATCGCCAACTATCGCGAGCACTATCCGCACCAGCGCGAATTTGCCCGTTTCTCGAAGAAGGATGCGGAATCCTACGAGCGCTATTCACGCGACGTAACCCGCCAGTGCCGGTTCATCCAGCCGCTGCTGATGCGCACCGCACCCGATCCGTTCAGCTTCAAGCCGCGCGACGTCCAGGAACTGCTGTTCCTTGCGAAAAAATTCGGCGATTACAGCGCCCATGACCTCGCGCAGACCATGCGCTTCTGGACCATGTCGATCTCCGACTTCCTCGACGAATATTTCGAAACCGATGTGCTGAAGGCCTATCTGGCAATCTCCGGCATCATCGGCACGGCGCTTGGCCCGATGTCGCCCGGAACCGCCTATGTCCTGCTGCACCATTACATGGGTGAAGTGGACGGCTCTGTGGGTGCATGGGGCTTTGCCCGAGGCGGCATGGGTGCGATCTCCAAGGCGCTTGCCGCCTCCTTCGAAGCCTCCGGCGGCACGATCCGCACCGGCGCCGAAGTGTCGAAGATCATCACCCGCAATGGCCGCACCACCGGTGTGGTTCTGGCCAATGGCGACGAAATCAGCGGCAAGACCGTGATTTCCAACGCCGACGTCAAGCGCACCTTCCTGAAGCTCGTCGACGAAAGCGCGCTTCCCGACCGCTTCGTTCACCGCGTCAAGCAGTTCAAGATGCGCGGTTCCTCGGGCAAGGTGAACATCGCGCTGAACAGCCTGCCGGAATTCCCGGCGCTGCCGAAGGGCTCGCCCTGCATCAAGGGCGACCTGCATTTCACCGACAGCATCGAGCGCATGGAACGTGCCTATGATGACTGGAAGGCGGAACGCTGGTCAGCCGATCCGATGATCGACCTGATGATCCCGACCGCCATCGATCCGACCATGGCACCTCCGGGACAGCATTTCATGAGCTGCTTTACCCAATATTGCCCGGTGAAGGTCGAAGGGCGCGACTGGACGGACCAGGACAAGGCCGCCTTTGCCGATTCGGTCATCAACCAGATCGCCGACTATTCGCCAGGCTTCCGCGACCGGATCGTGCACATGGAAGTGCGCACGCCCCGTGAGCTGGAAGCGGAAGTGGGCCTGACGGAAGGCAACATCTTCCAGGGTGAACTCACCTTCGACCAGATCCTCTTCAACCGTCCGGTTCCCGGCTACGCCCAGTATCGCAGCCCCATTTCCGGTCTCTACATCTGCGGTTCGTCGACCCATCCGGGCGGCGGCGTCATGGGGGCACCCGGACGCAATGCAGCAGCTGAAATCCTGCGTGACTTCAAGCGTTCCCCGAAAGAAATGAGTGCAGCCCATGACGTCATTTGA
- a CDS encoding helix-turn-helix transcriptional regulator has product MTKAELSAPVFTVRQHRQARFHALVSPKPAIIRVLNGEKRVEGPGFSFTIAAGGLAILPDHLPLSIENIPGCRDIYEAQLLVLDRMHFGPGQGVDAAAKTGGNGAQKSPVHLHVNQPGEGLAKGFDRLVGQMLGGERVPPGVERAMILELIAWLADAGARLPPLRPLCLADRVRNLVATSPDRDWNAEDMACQLAMSAPTLRRKLSAEGTSFLALLTDVRMTQGLALLQSTDWPVGSVALAVGYASPSRFAVRFRERFGLSPADIRHRTRQNDRNGTKLDRIRREAERAGT; this is encoded by the coding sequence ATGACGAAGGCGGAGTTGTCCGCGCCGGTCTTTACCGTCCGCCAGCACCGGCAGGCCCGCTTTCACGCGCTGGTCAGCCCGAAGCCTGCCATTATCCGCGTACTCAACGGCGAAAAGCGGGTGGAGGGACCGGGCTTCTCCTTCACCATTGCCGCAGGCGGGCTTGCCATCCTGCCCGATCATCTTCCGCTGAGCATCGAGAATATCCCGGGCTGCCGCGATATCTACGAAGCCCAGTTGCTGGTTCTCGACCGGATGCATTTCGGTCCCGGCCAGGGTGTTGACGCGGCTGCCAAGACTGGCGGTAACGGGGCGCAAAAATCCCCCGTCCATCTGCATGTCAACCAGCCGGGTGAGGGGCTGGCGAAGGGTTTTGACCGGCTGGTCGGACAGATGCTGGGCGGTGAACGGGTACCTCCGGGTGTCGAACGCGCGATGATCCTGGAATTGATCGCCTGGCTGGCGGATGCAGGTGCACGCCTGCCGCCGTTGCGGCCACTTTGCCTTGCCGACCGGGTCCGCAACCTCGTCGCCACGTCTCCCGACCGGGACTGGAACGCAGAAGACATGGCCTGCCAGCTGGCGATGAGCGCACCCACCCTGCGCCGCAAGCTCAGTGCCGAAGGCACGTCCTTCCTGGCGCTTCTCACGGATGTCAGGATGACGCAGGGACTTGCCCTGCTGCAATCGACCGACTGGCCGGTCGGATCGGTGGCGCTGGCGGTCGGCTATGCCTCCCCCTCCCGCTTTGCCGTGCGGTTCCGGGAGCGGTTTGGGCTTTCTCCGGCGGATATCCGGCACCGGACCCGGCAAAATGATCGAAACGGCACCAAACTTGATCGGATCAGGCGCGAGGCGGAGCGCGCTGGAACCTAG
- a CDS encoding NAD(P)/FAD-dependent oxidoreductase has protein sequence MTSFDAIIIGAGHNGLVSATVLAKAGRKVLVLEASDAIGGAAKTVEFAPGYRTSGVAHIVNRLDPEVASVLKLDRSVSSGDMMPTVVLSLDKGPIVLRGAYGDKIDGITPEEQRAFNEMKKKLTFQASLLKRFLKRRPPEIGKITFKDMKDFGLAGLSLISKGKEEGRDFLRMMLMNVADVVDEYLTDERLQALVAFDATLGIHLGPRSPTSLLGFYYRLIGEANGAAGGQFLPKGGMGRVADAFASAAKHAGVTIRTSAPVRRIVSKHGVASGVILENGETINAPVIVAAVHPKTTFLKLADPVEVDTQFKTQIDNIRSKGNVAKFNLALKKVPQFTGVSAADHKGRLVIARTVRHVEEAFNPAKYGQFSPDPVMEITLPSLSDPSMAPAGGCTLSALVQFAPYELKQGWENGRAAFEEIILATLERYAPGIRDLIDVSELLTPADIEARYNMPGGHWHHGELQVDQLLINRPIDLAAGYSTPIEGLYLASAGSHPGGGVSGLPGLLSARHILSGGRS, from the coding sequence ATGACGTCATTTGATGCGATCATCATCGGTGCCGGCCATAACGGGCTGGTCTCCGCAACCGTTCTTGCCAAGGCAGGCCGCAAGGTTCTGGTGCTCGAGGCATCCGACGCCATCGGCGGTGCTGCGAAAACCGTCGAATTTGCGCCGGGCTACCGCACATCGGGCGTCGCCCATATCGTCAACCGCCTCGACCCCGAGGTCGCAAGCGTCCTGAAGCTCGACCGTTCGGTCTCCTCGGGCGACATGATGCCGACGGTGGTACTGTCGCTCGACAAGGGCCCGATCGTGTTGCGCGGTGCCTATGGCGACAAGATTGACGGCATCACGCCGGAAGAGCAGCGCGCCTTCAACGAGATGAAGAAGAAGCTGACCTTCCAGGCCAGCCTGCTGAAGCGTTTCCTGAAGCGCCGCCCGCCAGAAATCGGCAAGATCACCTTCAAGGACATGAAGGATTTCGGCCTTGCCGGTCTCAGCCTGATCTCGAAGGGCAAGGAAGAAGGCCGCGACTTCCTGCGCATGATGCTGATGAATGTCGCCGACGTGGTCGACGAATATCTGACCGACGAGCGGCTGCAGGCGCTGGTCGCCTTTGACGCGACGCTCGGCATCCATCTCGGTCCGCGCTCGCCGACCTCGCTGCTCGGCTTCTACTATCGCCTGATCGGCGAGGCCAATGGCGCGGCTGGCGGCCAGTTCCTGCCCAAGGGCGGCATGGGCCGGGTCGCGGACGCCTTTGCCAGCGCTGCAAAGCATGCCGGCGTGACGATCCGCACCTCGGCTCCGGTCAGGCGCATCGTCTCGAAACACGGCGTTGCCTCGGGCGTGATCCTTGAAAATGGCGAGACCATCAACGCGCCGGTGATCGTTGCCGCCGTGCATCCAAAGACCACCTTCCTGAAACTTGCCGATCCGGTTGAAGTCGACACCCAGTTCAAGACGCAGATCGACAATATCCGCTCGAAGGGCAATGTCGCCAAGTTCAATCTCGCCCTGAAGAAGGTGCCGCAGTTTACCGGCGTGTCGGCTGCCGACCACAAGGGTCGTCTGGTCATTGCCCGCACGGTGCGGCATGTCGAGGAAGCCTTCAACCCGGCGAAATACGGCCAGTTCTCACCCGATCCGGTAATGGAAATCACGCTTCCGAGCCTTTCGGATCCGTCGATGGCACCGGCTGGCGGCTGCACGCTGTCGGCTCTCGTCCAGTTCGCCCCCTATGAGCTCAAGCAGGGCTGGGAAAATGGCCGGGCGGCCTTCGAGGAGATCATTCTCGCCACGCTCGAGCGCTATGCGCCCGGCATCCGGGACCTGATCGACGTCAGCGAGCTTCTGACGCCTGCCGATATCGAAGCCCGCTACAACATGCCGGGTGGCCATTGGCACCATGGCGAGTTGCAGGTTGACCAGTTGCTGATCAACCGGCCCATCGATCTGGCCGCCGGCTATTCGACGCCGATTGAGGGCCTTTACCTCGCCAGCGCCGGTTCCCATCCGGGCGGCGGCGTTTCCGGCCTGCCGGGCCTGTTGTCTGCACGTCACATTCTTTCGGGAGGCCGGTCATGA
- a CDS encoding aminomethyltransferase family protein: MSMDPIAKRKAAQNHIDTPILRSPFQPRLDALSRTDEWYVWNGYKSAHSVTDEEMEYTSMRNSSGVFDVSPMNKYRITGPDAERFLDYVMVRNVAKLGVNRVHYTCWCDDFGHVIDDGTLFRFGPEHFRLCCQEKQYDWLTDAAVGFDVAIEEETKEIAGLALQGPTSCKVLKNAGFDGIEQVKPFQIVTYPHEGGTVTISRTGFTGDLGYELWVPNDLALSLWDRLFEAGELHGIRAVGYAALNQCRIETAFIVPNADFMTADHVLRPDRARMPDEIGLEWLIDPEKPNFNGRRAIMAARKNNTLKHILVGLEVEGNIPADGAIVYHRKITEAGIVSAGVWSPTGKRNIAIASLDRPYGSDITSDLWVEIYALREGRYQKMMKKAKIVSRPFVKLDRRNKTPPADF, from the coding sequence ATGAGCATGGACCCCATCGCCAAGCGCAAAGCCGCGCAAAACCACATCGACACGCCGATCCTGCGCTCACCCTTCCAGCCCCGGCTGGATGCGCTGAGCCGCACCGACGAATGGTATGTCTGGAACGGCTACAAGTCCGCCCATTCCGTCACCGACGAGGAGATGGAATATACCTCGATGCGCAATTCGTCGGGCGTCTTCGACGTTTCGCCGATGAACAAATACCGGATCACCGGGCCGGATGCCGAGCGCTTCCTTGACTATGTCATGGTGCGCAATGTCGCCAAACTCGGCGTCAACCGGGTGCATTATACCTGCTGGTGCGATGATTTCGGCCATGTGATCGACGACGGCACGCTGTTCCGCTTCGGCCCCGAGCATTTCCGCCTCTGCTGCCAGGAAAAGCAGTATGACTGGCTGACCGATGCTGCCGTCGGCTTCGATGTCGCCATCGAGGAAGAAACCAAGGAGATCGCCGGTCTGGCGCTTCAGGGTCCGACCAGCTGCAAGGTGCTGAAGAATGCCGGTTTCGACGGCATTGAGCAGGTCAAGCCATTCCAGATCGTCACCTATCCACACGAGGGTGGCACGGTCACCATCTCGCGCACCGGCTTTACCGGCGATCTCGGCTACGAACTCTGGGTGCCGAACGATCTGGCGCTGTCGCTCTGGGACCGCCTGTTTGAAGCAGGCGAGCTGCATGGCATCCGGGCTGTCGGCTATGCGGCGCTGAACCAGTGCCGCATCGAGACCGCTTTCATCGTGCCCAATGCCGACTTCATGACTGCCGACCATGTGCTGCGCCCCGACCGGGCCCGCATGCCCGACGAAATCGGGCTGGAATGGCTGATCGATCCGGAAAAGCCGAACTTCAACGGCCGCCGGGCGATCATGGCAGCGCGCAAGAACAACACGCTGAAGCACATTCTCGTCGGCCTCGAAGTCGAAGGCAACATTCCTGCCGATGGCGCAATCGTCTACCATCGCAAGATCACCGAGGCTGGCATTGTCAGCGCCGGCGTCTGGTCGCCGACCGGCAAGCGCAACATCGCCATCGCCTCGCTGGACCGGCCCTACGGGTCCGACATCACCAGCGATCTCTGGGTGGAAATCTACGCCTTGCGCGAAGGCCGCTATCAGAAGATGATGAAGAAGGCCAAGATCGTGTCGCGGCCCTTCGTCAAGCTGGACCGTCGCAACAAGACGCCGCCCGCCGATTTCTGA